GCGGGAGTAGTAGGAATAATCTTCATTCCAGACCAATTGCATAATCAATTCATAAGTAAATACCCGCTTCGGATGTGTGATTAACAAAGCAAGAATGTCAAATTCCTTAGCGGTGAATTCAATTACCTGCTCGCCAACACAGACAAGCCGTTGTTCCTGGCAGAAATATAAATCTCCCATGTGAATTTCTGTGAAAGGTTCCTCAATGGCTGCCTGCATCTTAAAAGTTTCAGGAATGGCGCATGAGCTGTCAGCCGGATTATTCTGTTGCTTTTGAGAATCGAGGAGATAATTTACTAACTCCTGACGCTGACGGGCGCTTAACAACATGAGTAACTTTTCTGCAATTATGCCGCCCGGTTCGGATATATCAAATACAGCTAATTTCCCATGTCATCACCCCCTCCATCAGTGTAGGTATTTGTGCTTTCATTTCGACTGAATAAAGTTGTCATTCGTCACTGTTAGCCTGACTATATAAAAACATGCCCCTTTATAATACAGAAACGGTTTCTTGCTTAATAAGAATATTTTTTCCTGTAATGGATCAGGCAGATTGCAGATACAACAAACATAATTCCCTCTGCGACTGGTACAGCCAGCCATACCCCAGTTATTCCCCAAATACGGGGCAATAGCAGGATGCCTCCAGCCAGCAGGCCAAACGTCCGTAAAAAGGAAAGAACCGCAGATACTTTTCCGTTTGACAATGCTGTAAACATTGCGGAAGTAAAATTGTTCAAGCCGCAGAATAAAAAGCTGTATGAAAAAATCGCAAAGCCATTCGCCGCAATTTGGTAAACCTCCGAGGTATCATCCGCAAACAGCCGCACAATGTAAGAGCCGCCAAACATGGAAACCGCAAATATCAATATCGACGCCAACCCGATAAACCGCATACTGATGGATAAAACCTTTTTTTGCTGGATATGGTTTCTGTTTCCGTAGTTAAACCCGATAATGGGTGCTATCCCCATAGAGTAACCGATATACAGTGTGTTTAACAGGAATTGGGAGTAAATGATAATCGTGATTGCCGCAACACCGTTTTCACCTAACAGCTTCATCATCGTTCGGTTGAACAGAAATGTTGTGACGGCAGTTGCCAACTGTCCCACCATTTCAGAGGATCCGTTGAAACAGCTTTCTCCTATCACAGCCCATTTCAATTTTGGCCTTGTAAAAGACAGCGTTCCTTTGCTCCGCGCAAAATAGACCAGCCCGGCAACCGTAGGGATCAGATAGC
The DNA window shown above is from Anaerofustis stercorihominis DSM 17244 and carries:
- a CDS encoding helix-turn-helix domain-containing protein encodes the protein MLLSARQRQELVNYLLDSQKQQNNPADSSCAIPETFKMQAAIEEPFTEIHMGDLYFCQEQRLVCVGEQVIEFTAKEFDILALLITHPKRVFTYELIMQLVWNEDYSYYSRKAVNNHVSNLRRKLRTTPDSPDYIKSVIGVGYKFEYLSAP
- a CDS encoding MATE family efflux transporter — encoded protein: MNDNILDQKWSAGSLLRFAFPTIVMMIFMGLYTIVDTIFVAQFVNTDALSSINIVCPIINITVGLATMIATGGNAIVSRKMGAGKNQEAKEDFTLLILTGAVIGFLILLGGTIWIDNIIYALGASDLLFPYCKDYLMVLFLFIPANILQTLFSNLFVTAGKPGLGFGLSVLAGVANIVFDYIFIVPCGLGIRGAALGTGLGYLIPTVAGLVYFARSKGTLSFTRPKLKWAVIGESCFNGSSEMVGQLATAVTTFLFNRTMMKLLGENGVAAITIIIYSQFLLNTLYIGYSMGIAPIIGFNYGNRNHIQQKKVLSISMRFIGLASILIFAVSMFGGSYIVRLFADDTSEVYQIAANGFAIFSYSFLFCGLNNFTSAMFTALSNGKVSAVLSFLRTFGLLAGGILLLPRIWGITGVWLAVPVAEGIMFVVSAICLIHYRKKYSY